From the Chryseobacterium fluminis genome, the window TCTAACCTTCCGGCTTTATCGTATTGGTAGATCTCGCGGATTCCGGAAGGCGGGGTCATGCTCTTCATCCCGACCAGCGGATCGTAGACATAGGTGGTGATCTGAAAACCTGCCAGTTCCGCCTTATTCCTGAAAAGATCCAGCGCATTCTGCAATGCCTGCTCGGAAGTACCGTCGGTATCGGCGTCGGATCTGGTCACCATATCGGAGATATAAGGTGAAACCTGGCTGTAGGTTGCGCCCTCTATTTTGGCAATCGGCTGGGTTTTGTTATAACCCCAGACTACAGAAACCGGGATCCCGTCTCTGGTGGTATACTCTTCCAGATTTCCTTTGGAATCATATTGATTGAAAATGACTTCTGAAGCCAGAATATTCTGCGAATCATAGGAAACAGCTGAAGAAGGCAGTTTGTTGGCCGGATTATCATATTTCGTTTCCGATCTCGCCATGACGATTCCTGCATCGGCATTATTCTTTTTAATCATGGTTTTCGTTTCCAGGGGGATGCTGGTCATATTCGCGGTAAGCAGCTTCTGGTTATTTTTTTCCAACGGATACAGGTAGCTGGTTTCCTGGATGCTTCCGTCGAAGGCAGTAGCTCTTTCAAGCGTGACAAAATAATGTGCCGGACTTCTGAAAACCTCCTGCTTCGCTTCTGCCACTCCGGAACCGAAGAAATTTCGGGAGACGCTGCTTTGGTTTCTGATCCACGTGGTTTTGATATAATAAGATTCTGTACTTGGGGCGCTCAGGTATTTCGGACCATCATATTCTTCAAATGTATAATCGTATATCTCCTCTGATACTTTTTGGTTAGAAGCATTGTACGCTTCTTTTTTATCCAGAATTCCTTCACGGGCAAGGTTAAAGTTAGGCCAGGTCTCCTGTCTCGGATAGTCATCCGGCGCTTTAAAATAATATTTCGTGTACCCTGTATTTCCTCCTCTGGAAACTTTCACATTTTTATAAATAAGGCTAGGATTAGCCATTTCTCCATTGATAGAACCGCTTTCTACAAGAATACCACTGCTTTTTGCAGGATCATCAAATCTATTATAATCATAATGCTCTACCTTTGAAGGGACAGCGGACAACATATCAGACAGGCCTGTATCAAAATATTTAATTTCTTTTACCCTGGCCAAACCTTTGAAGGATTTTAAAGTGATGGTATCGGTAGCCGGACCGGTGATGAGTTCTGCAGAAAAACTAACCGGTTCGGTCAGCGAGAAATTAAAGTCATTGGAAAATAAAGTGACATAATACTCTCCGGGTTCAAATGATCTGGTCTGTGATACTTCGTAACCAGGATCCGGATCCAGAGCAGGGCCTACCGCATTATGGATGCTGTAATTATTGCCTGTTTTCTTATGAAACTGTAATGCCCAGGTATGATCCGGTAAATTGGCTAAATTTTCAGCTGTTATAATAAGGTCACTATTGGTGTTCTGACTGTTGGGAAGGACCGTAAAAAAATATTTTTTGGCCGTTCCGTTGATCTGGTCAAACGTAATGTCATTCCCGATCGGTTCGCTTGTGGGAGGATTTTTAACAATCTCAGTTTTAAAACTGTAAGGGGTATAATCAAAATTATATTCTATGACTCCGCCCGTGGGAAGGATGATCCTTTTTAACACCTGTGAAGATATGGATTCACCTCCATCCGTCCCTGAAGATATAAGATTATAAACAAATTGATATTTCTCCAGCGAATTTCCATCTGCGTCAGTCCGGGTAAATGAATTTAAAATTCGAAGCCCAGGATTGAGATAAGTATATTGCAACGTATATCTGTTGATAAAACGGTTATCGTATGTTTTTAAGGTAATATCATTAATTTTAAAAGGATCATTGATTTTGTTACCGGTATTATCTTTAGTCGTATTAATATCAATAATACCCCGGTCTTTTATTTCGATACGGGTAAGCTTATTGGCTTCCGTATCGGTGTACTGGTTGGTTCCAGGAGGGTAGATAAGGTCTCTGAAGTAAGTATATTTAACCAGCTCCTGATTGTTTTCATCTGAAATGGACGTTAAGTAATACGTACTTCTGTACTGCTTATCTGCATAAAAGCTTCCATGATGGCGATCGTCCCGCGTCCACACCTGCATCCTGTTGATATCATACGTCTGAAATTTATAAACAATCCCTTTACTGCTGGTAATGGTAAACGAATCAATGATTAGTGTGGCAGGATTTGCTGCTGCCGTATATTTGATCACAGACGTATACGGGGTAAGTTTGGTAACGGTGTAGGTATTATTAATGGTGTCCCTGATAATCCTGAATTTTCCTGACTCTTCCGGGGTGCTGAAATTGTACTGGTCATCATACTCATTTTTCCGGTAGTTTACAGAATTGATGTCATCAAAGGACTCATCAAAATCACTGATTACTTCTTTGGAAATCGCTCCCGTTCCCAATAGCGACCATCCTTTCCCGACGTTGCTTACCCAGCTCTCATCATCGACATTGCCAGAATGATAATTCAGTCCCAGGCTGACTTCCACAAACTTATTGTTGGTAGGAACCGAAATCAGCGGATACGAGATATTCGGAACCCCCGTTTGTATTGAAACCGGGATATTGGTGTAAGTCGCCAGCGATGACGCCGTGGGCGTAGGCAGGGTGACGCCGTGCTGACTCTGGGTCTGGCTGTAACAGATCTGACAGCTTAGCCAGGTAACCATCAGTAAAAATATATTCTTCATTTTTCTCAGTTATTTCTTAATTAATTTAGCATTCGCCGTTTTATCCGTATCCGTTTTTATGACCACCAGGTAAGCGCCCTGAATCAACGGCTGTGTATTGATCTTAGTTACCTTATTTTTAGTTTTTAAGCTTTGCAGTTGTCTTCCGCCCATATCATACACCACAATCTCCGCATCCTTAAAGTCAAAGCCGATTTCCACATACGCATAATCCGACACCGGGTTCGGGTAGATTTTTATATCCTGCTTTTCGATCAGCTGATCAATCTGTTGATCTCCCAGCTTTACAATTTTCCAGTTCTCTTTTCCCAGTTCCTCAGCACTGGTGCCTGCCAGGATAATAGAGCCATCCCTGTTGAGCTTAATATCAGATAACCGTTCCTCTTTTTTAGAAGACTGCCCCTTCACATGCTTTCTCCACTGCTCATTTCCGTTTTCATCCAGATACAGCATCCAGAATTTTTCATCATCAGCTTCTATCCTGCCTTCCGCCTGGGTATAACCACCTAACAAGATTCCCGTCGTCAGGTCTTTATTCTTTTCTCCTTTCTCTTTTTTCTCGATAACGCTCATTCCCATCAGTACATCCCTGTTTTTAAAGTTGTAGGACTTCTGCCAGACTTCTTCTCCCCTGTTATTTAAAGAAATCAGCCATAAATCCGTTCCTTCGGTGATCCCGACTGATTTATTTCCCGATCTCTCCGATCTCGATTCTCCTCCAACGATATAGCCGCTCGAAGTCAGTGCCAGGGTTCTTAAATGGTCATCTTCTTTTCCGCCGAAGTTCTTTTCCCATTCCACTTTTCCGTCTTTGGAAAGCTTTATGATCCAATAGTCGCCTTCCCCGAAATTTTCGGTTTTCTTGGAGCCACCGGTTGTGCTTCTGGAGTAAACGCCTAACAGAGCTCCGCCGTCTTTTGTCGGAATCATTTTCTCCACTTCATCCAGGCCTTTTCCGCCCAGAATCAGCTGGGACAGTTCTTTCCCGTTTTTATCGAGTCTTACCACCAGAACATCTTTCGATCCATATCCTTTAGCTGAGTTTTGAACGTTTCCTGCGACGAAAAATCCCAAGTCAGTCGTCTGGATCACCGCTCTCGCCTCTTCATCAGAAGCGGTACCGATCGTTTTTTGCCACATTTCTTCAGCAAAAGGACTAATTCTGACCAACCATATATCGGATCCTCCTTTCGAGTCTTCTTTTTTATCCAATCCTTTTCCTGAAAATGAAGTTCCTGCCAAAAGAAAACCACCTTCCTGCGTAGCAACTGTTGCTGATAAAAAATCGTGATTCTGTCCGGAGAAATATTTTTCCCAGACTTCTTCGCCCTGCTGGTTGAGTTTAACCAGGTGAAATTCATAGCCCTTATTCTGTTTACCGCCTCCAGACGGTATCTTCGTACTTTGAATGCTGCTTCCCGAAATTAGGTATTGCCCGTCGATGGTCGTGGTGACCTGGCTCAGGAAATCCTGGGTGTTGGATTTGATATCTTTCTGCCAGATTACTTCCTGGGCAGAAAAATTTAAAATAGTGCATAAGAAAAATGCACTCCTGTAGAGTTTTTTCATTCCCTTGTTTATTGAGTTTAACAGTTATTTTTTTAAGCGTGCAAAGCTACTACTTTTCAATGGGTTAAAGAACTGATAGATGAAATTTATTTTAATATGTTAACGTTTTTATTATCAATCTGTTCGCTTCATGAAGTGCATCTTTTATTTCTGTAAATATATTTCGATATAACGACAAAACATGTCGCAATACAATAAATGATGCATCGCTTTATATAAAGGTTGGAAACAAAAGATAATTTTCTGAGTACTGTTGAATACCACACTAAGTTCTTTTATTTAGAATGTATATTTTTACCGTTCATATATTATTTTATCTCAGCCTTTAACTCAATACAATCATCTGAACTGACTTGAGAACACCACACGGTCATTGTTGATAAAAATGATCTTTATTGAATGACAGACCTCTCAAGCTTTCTTTACGTCCTCAAAGGAAAATCAGTAAGGACAGTTTATAATTTGATGTTGAGATCCGTAATCATACAAAAGCAGGCCGTTTTGCAACTGACGAAACGGCGTGCTTATTAATTACAATTCCTGCAGTAGCTTTTATCTACATATTCTTTGTTTCCTCCTGAAGACAGATAATAGCAGCCTCCTTTTTCGCCTACATACAATGGATGGACGTTGTAGCTGCAAGATCCTGAGGCATTATCATTTCCTCCGCTGTTTTCACATGAACACAAGGTGATTGATAATACAATAAGTAAAAATGATTTTTTCATAGCTAAGTTTAGATAGTTAATGTTTTCTTCAGCAAAACTAGGTCAGGAATACCGTCAAAAAATACGGGAAACCATAAGCAGGAAGCATTGTCTTTTTTACGCAAAAAAGCAGCTCCTTTCGAAACTGCTTTATTTGAATATTCTTGTTTTAATTACTTTAAATCAAACCGGTCGGCGTTCATCACTTTCACCCAGGCGGCAATAAAGTCATTGACAAATTTTTCCTGTGCGTCTGAACTGGCATACACTTCTGCAACAGCCCTCAGTTCAGCATTTGATCCGAAGACAAGATCTGCCCGCGTTGCGGTCCACTTTTTCTCACCGGTCGTGCGGTCTGTCCCTTCAAACAATTCACGGTCTTCTGAAGCAGCTTTCCATTGGGTACTCATATCCAGGAGATTGACAAAGAAGTCAGGGGTAAGGGTCCCGGGACGCTCTGTTAAAATACCGTGAGAGGAACCGTCAAAATTTGTATTTAAAGCTCTCATTCCTCCGACCAGTACCGTAAGTTCCGGAGCCGTAAGATTGAGTAACTGGGCTTTATCGATCAATAAAGATTCTGTAGAAACGGAGAATTTTTTCTTCGTATAATTTCTGAATCCGTCTGCCTGAGGTTCCAGGTATCCCATTGATTCTACATCGGTCTGCTCCTGTGAAGCATCCATTCTTCCCGGTGCAAAGCCCACTCTCACGTCGTGACCGGCGTTTCCGGCCGCTTTTTCAATACCGACACTTCCCGCAAGCACAATTAAATCCGCTAATGAAACTTTTTTATTCCCGGACTGAGAATCATTGAAATCATTCTGGATATTTTCCAGAACGGATACCACCTTCTGAAGCTGATCAGGATTATTCACGGCCCAGTATCTTTGAGGTGCCAGACGAATTCTCGCCCCGTTTGCCCCGCCGCGCTTATCACTTCCCCTGAATGTGGAAGCCGATGCCCAGGCCGTTGATACCAATTCAGAAATGCCTAATCCTGAATTTGAGATTTTATCTTTTAAAGATTCGACATCATCACTGTCAATCAGTTCATGATTCACTTCAGGAATCGGATCCTGCCAGATCAGCTCCTCCTGCGGAACTTCCGGGCCCAGGTAACGGGCTTTCGGGCCCATATCCCTGTGCGTCAGCTTAAACCACGCTCTCGAAAATGCATCGGCAAATTCTTCAGGATTTTCGTAGAATCTTCTTGAAATTTTTTCATAGGCAGGATCTAACATGAGGGACAGATCTGTGGTCAGCATGGTCGGTCTGTACTTTTTGGCGGGATTAAATGCATCCGGGATAATCTCTTCCCCATTCTTTGCCACCCACTGATGAGCTCCGGCAGGACTTTTCGTCAGTTCCCACTCATGTTCGAAAAGATTTTTAAAGAAATGATTGCTCCATTCTGTCGGTGTTTCTGTCCAGGTCACCTCCAGGCCGCTGGAAATGGTATCGGGGCCTTTTCCGGATTTATAGGAGCTGTTCCATCCGAATCCCTGGGCTTCAATTCCTGCCGCTTCAGGCTCCTTTCCTACATGATCTGCCGGCCCTGCGCCGTGAGCTTTCCCAAAAGTATGTCCGCCGGCAATTAAAGCCACGGTTTCTTCATCATTCATTCCCATTCTTCCGAAAGTATCCCGGATATCTCTTGCGGCGGCGATAGGATCGGGATTTCCGTCCGGGCCTTCAGGATTTACATAAATTAATCCCATCTGTACTGCTGCCAGGGGCTTCTCTAAATTTCTAGAGTGAATATCTCCGTCTGCATCATCGTCGGTAGGAAGAACGCCCCTGTTCTCTACCACGCCTTCCGAACCGTGGGCATAGCGAAGATCTCCTCCCAGCCAGGTCTTCTCGGCTCCCCAATACACATCCTGATCCGGTTCCCAGGCATCTTCACGACCTGCTGCAAATCCGAAAGTTCTGAGTCCCATAGACTCTAGTGCAACATTTCCGGTAAGGATCGAGCAGATCCGCCCAGGAAATACGCCTACCGTATTTTTGTTTGATTGGCCACAGCAGTCGTCGGGCTTTATCTAAACTTACGTTGTCCGGCCAGCTGTTCAAAGGAGCAAAACGCTGCTGCCCGGCTTCTGCCCCGCCCCTGCCGTCACCTAAACGATAAGTCCCGGCACTATGCCAGGCCATACGGACAAACAGCGGACCGTAATGCCCGAAATCGGCCGGCCACCAATCCTGAGAATCGGTCATCAATGCATGCAGATCCTGTTTTACAGCTTCGAGGTCCAGGCTTTTAAAAGCTTCGGCATAATCGAAATCTTCATCCATAGGATTGGAAAGTCTGGAATGCTGACGCAGAATATCTACTCTCAATTGTTCCGGCCACCAGTCTTTATTCTGGGTTCCCCCGCCGGCTACGTTTTCTTTTTTCATCGTTCCGTTGTGAAACGGACATTTGCTGATGTCATCAGAGTTATTTTCCATATTGTTTAATTTTTGTATTATTTCTATTAAGTTGATATTTTTTAATTAACCAGTGGACAAATCTACCATTGTTATAAAATAAATACAATCTATCATAGATATTTTCATGATAGTTAAAAACGATAATATTGCCTTTTTGTTGATTACATGAACTTGTGCGCACAGCGGGTGAAATAATGCAATTAAGATAATAAAATTTTACATTTAATTATATATTTCCTACTTAAAACTAAATAAATTTACAATCATTTAATATAATATGAATATAATGTATACATTTCACACTTTCTGATTACAGAAAATTTAATTAACTTTATGTCTAAATATGAATTTGGATATGAAAAAAGTACTTGTAGTGATTCTCGTTGCGTTTATTATACTTCAGTTTTTTCCTATTGATAAAACCAATCCTGCCCCTACTCCGGGCATGGACTTTTTAACCATAAAAAAGACACCTCCTGAGACTGCAGAAATGATCCGTACCTCTTGTTATGACTGTCATTCCAATGAAACTGCATATCCCTGGTATTCTAATTTCGCTCCGGCATCGTGGTTTCTGAAAAACCATATTAATGAAGGAAGAAAGCATCTTAATTTTTCCACCTTCGCTACCTACGAACCTAAAAGACAGCTTCACAAACTGGAGGAGTGTATAGAAATGGTGGGGAAAAAAGAAATGCCTCTGGAATCTTATTTCGTAGGACATCAGGATGCGAAACTTACTGATGAACAAAGGAAACTGTTAATTGATTATTTCAAGAGAGAAAAAGCTGAAACCGAGAGAAAAATGTCATTTTAAAATAATACATCATGATAGAAAACTGGCAGGAAAAACATATTGTATTTTTTGACGGAGATTGCGGGGTCTGCAATTTCTGGGTACAGTGGATTTTGGAAAGGGATAAAAAAGATGAGTTCCTGTTTGCATCACTGCAATCGGATTTCGGTCAGAAATTTTTATCTGAACGAAGTTTGGACACGAAGGTTTTTAACACCTTATACTTGTGGAAACCCGAACAGTATTATGTAGAAAAGTCTCAGGCAGTTCTGAAAATTGCCGGTTTGCTGGGCGGTATTTATAAGCTTTCAGGCATTGGAAAAATCATTCCCAGATTCCTGAGTGATCAGGTGTATGATATGGTTTCGAGAAACAGGATGAAGCTTGCCAATCAGAAATGTTATCTGCCGACCCCTCACCAGAGAAAAAAATTCATTGAGGTTTAAAATACAGCCATTCTAATATCGTTATATCTCTAATATCCATAAAAACAAGACTGCTTCACGAAGAAACAGTCTTTTTATCCTGATAAGCTTACGGATACACAGATTCTAACAATTATTTTATTACTGATTTAAAGACCATACGGAATAAGAATTGGGCGCGCACTGAATTTTCACCCATTTGTCGCTCTGGGTGGTCGGATACCATCCTGAACTTCCCGTAAAGTCCTTAATCTGCTGGCCCGCCCAGTTGGTCTGGATCCATCTTTCCTGCCAGCTGGAGGAAGTATTGATGTACACCACCAATCCGGGATTTCCGTTATAGCCGTTTCTCCTGGCAATATACTCGTCATTGTCGGTATACAGAATGGAGGTTGTACCGGTAGCTTTATTGTTGTGAATCCAGATCAGATTGTTCAGCCTTTCTTTATTCAGCCATTCTTCATAATCCCTGTAAAAGACCGTCGGATATCCCTCGTGGGTCAGAATATAGGCATACGCCGGCATTTTGTTACTGATGATGTCTGTATCGTGATTCGCCACAAAAGTGACCGCCCTGTACGGATTTCTTTTCCACATCATATCATCATTCAGGGCATTCAGATTTCCGTTATCAAACGCCTCGTCCATCTTATAATACGCTGCAAAATCGAATACGGAGCTGTTGGCATTATTAGCCCACCATTCTAAAGTATTCACATTGGAATCCCACAGTTCTCCCACAGAAAATCCACCGACATTTGAATTCCAGGTATTCACGACCCAGGGCCCGAATCCCTTCACGTAATCAAACCTCCATCCATCGAATTTCATGACATTTTTATAATATTTTCCGACAGAATCATCTCTTCCCCAAAGCCAGTCCTGGACGTAAGGATTCGCATGGCATAGATCCGGAAATCCGCCGAAAGCTCCTTCATCATTATTGCCATAGGCATTTTTATAAAAGTCATTATAGCTTCTCGGAAATTTTCCTGAAGCCACTCCCGAAAAATTGGTCCACGTATTGGTTCCGGTAAAAGGATTGGCTTCCGATTGTCCCCCGCTGTTATGATTAATAACAATATCAGCATAGACCTGCATATTTTCCGCATGTGCTTTTGTAATTAAAGCCTCCAACTCTGTTCTTGAGCCGAAACGGGTTTCTACGCTTCCGTTTTGGTTAAAATTTCCAAAATCATAGTAATCGGTCGGATCATAGCCCATAGAGTAGGCTCCGTTCTGCGCTTTAGAAGCTGGAGGAAGCCAGATGGCTCCGATTCCTGCATTGGACCAGTCGGTTACTTTTCCTTTAACGGTATTCCACCAATTTCCCCCATCGGGAACATCCCAGTAAAACCCCTGCATCAGAACACTTCCTCCCGGTCCCGCAACAAATTTTCCATGGGTTGAAACTCCTGTACTGAACGGGCGCCCGTCATGCTTCGTCACATTCACTATTTTATCATGAATTTCGGCGTTTCCCGGCGTTTCCGGAATGAGTTCATCACTATTGCGGCAGGAACTCATACATCCGACTGCCAGTAATGAAAGTAATAAATGTCTCTTTTTCATATTAAAAGTTTTAATTATTAAAGCATTACCTAAATTACAATTTTATTAAATAAAATTCTATTCCATGTGAAATATTTTTCCAAATCAACACTCATATTCTTAAAATTATTATTTAAATCTTGATTAAAAATGTATAAACTTTAAAGATTTTCGGTACAGTTTTTCCATTAATCCATATATTTGCAGACTATGGAATACAATACCCAAAAAACTCAGCTTCATTTGCCCGAATACGGCAGAATTATACAACAGTTGGTTGAACGTTGCAAAGAGCTTTCTACAAAAGAAGAAAGAAGCGAAATGGCCATGGCCATCATTGATTTTATGGGTCAGAGAAACCCTCAGCTTCGCGATGAAGAAAATTATAAGCATAAACTTTGGGACCATCTTTTTATTTTAGCCGATTATGATCTGGATGTAGATTCTCCCTATCCTTTTCCTACGAGAGAAGAACTGGCTGAAAAACCAAAAAGAATGGAATACCCGAAACTTCAGGGTGACTTTAAATTTTACGGGAAAAGTATTCTTCAGTTAATCGAAAAAGCAATCGAACTGGACCAGGGTGACGAAAAAGAAGCCCTGATTGAGGTTATTGCCAATAATATGAAGAAATCTTACAACGTATATAATAAAGAGCATGTAACGGATGATGTGATCTTCCGCCACCTGAAAGAACTTTCGGAAAACAGACTGGATCTGACGGGAATAGATTCGCTGGAGAAAAGTAAAATCTATTACACGACCAACAGCAACAATCGAAATAACAACCAAAACAACAATAACCGGAATAACAACCGAAACAACCAAAATAACAAAAGAAGACACAACAATAATAACAACAATAATAATCATAATAAAAACAGAAAGTAGAC encodes:
- a CDS encoding heme-binding domain-containing protein, with the protein product MKKVLVVILVAFIILQFFPIDKTNPAPTPGMDFLTIKKTPPETAEMIRTSCYDCHSNETAYPWYSNFAPASWFLKNHINEGRKHLNFSTFATYEPKRQLHKLEECIEMVGKKEMPLESYFVGHQDAKLTDEQRKLLIDYFKREKAETERKMSF
- a CDS encoding alpha-amylase, which encodes MKKRHLLLSLLAVGCMSSCRNSDELIPETPGNAEIHDKIVNVTKHDGRPFSTGVSTHGKFVAGPGGSVLMQGFYWDVPDGGNWWNTVKGKVTDWSNAGIGAIWLPPASKAQNGAYSMGYDPTDYYDFGNFNQNGSVETRFGSRTELEALITKAHAENMQVYADIVINHNSGGQSEANPFTGTNTWTNFSGVASGKFPRSYNDFYKNAYGNNDEGAFGGFPDLCHANPYVQDWLWGRDDSVGKYYKNVMKFDGWRFDYVKGFGPWVVNTWNSNVGGFSVGELWDSNVNTLEWWANNANSSVFDFAAYYKMDEAFDNGNLNALNDDMMWKRNPYRAVTFVANHDTDIISNKMPAYAYILTHEGYPTVFYRDYEEWLNKERLNNLIWIHNNKATGTTSILYTDNDEYIARRNGYNGNPGLVVYINTSSSWQERWIQTNWAGQQIKDFTGSSGWYPTTQSDKWVKIQCAPNSYSVWSLNQ
- a CDS encoding T9SS type A sorting domain-containing protein; translation: MKKLYRSAFFLCTILNFSAQEVIWQKDIKSNTQDFLSQVTTTIDGQYLISGSSIQSTKIPSGGGKQNKGYEFHLVKLNQQGEEVWEKYFSGQNHDFLSATVATQEGGFLLAGTSFSGKGLDKKEDSKGGSDIWLVRISPFAEEMWQKTIGTASDEEARAVIQTTDLGFFVAGNVQNSAKGYGSKDVLVVRLDKNGKELSQLILGGKGLDEVEKMIPTKDGGALLGVYSRSTTGGSKKTENFGEGDYWIIKLSKDGKVEWEKNFGGKEDDHLRTLALTSSGYIVGGESRSERSGNKSVGITEGTDLWLISLNNRGEEVWQKSYNFKNRDVLMGMSVIEKKEKGEKNKDLTTGILLGGYTQAEGRIEADDEKFWMLYLDENGNEQWRKHVKGQSSKKEERLSDIKLNRDGSIILAGTSAEELGKENWKIVKLGDQQIDQLIEKQDIKIYPNPVSDYAYVEIGFDFKDAEIVVYDMGGRQLQSLKTKNKVTKINTQPLIQGAYLVVIKTDTDKTANAKLIKK
- a CDS encoding thiol-disulfide oxidoreductase DCC family protein encodes the protein MIENWQEKHIVFFDGDCGVCNFWVQWILERDKKDEFLFASLQSDFGQKFLSERSLDTKVFNTLYLWKPEQYYVEKSQAVLKIAGLLGGIYKLSGIGKIIPRFLSDQVYDMVSRNRMKLANQKCYLPTPHQRKKFIEV
- a CDS encoding DUF4290 domain-containing protein, with translation MEYNTQKTQLHLPEYGRIIQQLVERCKELSTKEERSEMAMAIIDFMGQRNPQLRDEENYKHKLWDHLFILADYDLDVDSPYPFPTREELAEKPKRMEYPKLQGDFKFYGKSILQLIEKAIELDQGDEKEALIEVIANNMKKSYNVYNKEHVTDDVIFRHLKELSENRLDLTGIDSLEKSKIYYTTNSNNRNNNQNNNNRNNNRNNQNNKRRHNNNNNNNNHNKNRK